The genomic stretch TGGGTGTTGTCATTGAAGGCTGCAGAGATCATCcattttgttccttttttttataCTCGGCTCTTTTGTGTGTATTTGCAATATTTTGGTTGTAGAACTCAAATAGATGCTCGAATCCATATCTACGGATCTATACTTCATATAGtaattagaatttagaattaGACACTAACATCAGAATACATGGATGTGGATCAGAATGACACTTCTCTACTAACTGATCAGATGAAACTTCTGAATCCCCCAAGTAGTAAATGATTGAAGTATTTGGATGGTGGAATTTGCAAATGAGTACTTAATGGgggttaaaaaaaattgttacatGTTTAGATAGTCCGTCCCTCCCCcacccccctcctctctctctctctgcttttaTTCCtataattttgtttctaaaagTTGAATGAAGCTGTCTATCTATTAATTGAATGTTTGCATTCATTAACGAAATAAGAGTTCCTTTATGCAGCTTAGTCATGGAAGATACAGTCTTCAAGAACCTCTTCAAGAACGAGGCTCTTCAAAAGGTTAACCGCTTTTCACCATTTAGTGTCTTCTTTTAGCATTCTCCCTAGTCTTCTACGGATAATGATAATTTGGTTCCATGGAGTCGTCAACACAGTCGGACCATATTCATCCCACTCTTGTCCGATGTAGTTGGATGACTGCATTGAACTCTAAAATCATTATCCTTCTCTTAATCCATTCCCTGGAAACTGGTAGCGATTCTGCGTACCTATCCTTTCATCTTATACATGAGTGGatcaataatatttaagaaGGAATATTATTCATGTAAAATTACGATTCTCCCACTAGTTGAAAAAGCAAGTGGGggcaaattaccattttgccccctGCCGGCTGATTGGGTCGGCACACAAATCACAGTCCTATTAAGAACTGTAATTGGTTGTGCATAATTAACAACTTCTTTTGGCTTTGGTTCCGTGCTAAGGAACAATTTAAATGCAAATCCTATCCAAACAGTAAGACttgtcaaaattgaaagacTTGCCTGCAATATGAAAACAAATTGGAGAggcctttatttatttaattacatataaGAATTTTGAGTACGTTACAAGTTAATTTACAGCTCTGAAGAATTATGTTTGACATTTTGAAATGACAGATCATGTATATCAGTTGTTCAGCCATTAACATCCTAGATAATTTGGTGCATTCCCTCACATCACAATATGTTGTATTGCTGCATTTAGATGCTCAGTTTTGAATTCAAACTAGAGATCTAATCTAACTATATCAGCTTAATATGCAAGTGAACCTATGATTTTAGATggtaagataaacaaaatacgAAGAATAAGATGGTTTCAGATTTCAACAACTACTGAGAAGTTAATTCTTGATAATGGTTGGAATAAAATGGATGGTAAGTTGGTAGGACATTCATAAATTTGTTTTATGGAAAATCTTTTGATAAAAATGTGTTGCTTATATGGTTAAGATATGAAGGAATTAGTCCTACAGAGAATTAGTCCTACAGTATTGAAGGGCGTGCTAAGAAGTGTGCCAGCTTCAATAAACCAAGTATCTTTATGGTCAAGTTTTGTTATCTCCATTATTTGGAAGTTTTGTGCATTTAGTTGATGTTTTGGgatattaattatagaaaatcaTTTGATGGCAATAATTCTTACCGCACATCCATATATTCTCAAAACAATGCagcttcatttttgtttcatctgtcttttcctttctatttttatttcttttccttttgatatACATGTTCTTGTTGAGCAGTTCATAAGTTTTGGCTTAAGTCATTAGTCATTTTCTTTAGTGATTATTTTGGCAGTACATCTGGGATACCAGCACATACCCAAGAGAGTGCCAGGAACTCAAGGGCATAAGGGAAGCAACCTTCAGAAAATATGGCCAAACTCGTGTAACTTCCATAAGCTCCAAATTCACTGGAAGCAATGATGAAGGATTTGTTTCTCAGTAATGCTTACTCAAACTCGTGTActtttcaatttgaaaaattattaaaaaaggaaaaattatgcGGTCCATTATTTTCAAAGTTTGTGTTCATTGATGATCTCAATTGTTGTATTACAAGTTTGCAATTTGAATTGTAGAGCGGAGCTTATATCGCCACCTGATGAAGGACAACTACTTTCAATGCTTTTGAAACTGATGAATGCCAAGAGGACAATGGAGATTGGGGTTTTCACAGGCTATTCTCTTCTTGCTACAGCTCTTGCCTTGCCTAATGACGGCCAGGTTGGGCCTTCTTATCGAGTGCACGTACTGTTATTTGTCATCAAGCAAAGACGGTTGCATTGTAGTTGGCCTGTTAGCACTTTTTATTAGTTCTACATTAGTCTGTTAGAACAACTAAGTTACAATACCTgtgaaattatgagaaaatttacGAAGGTTATTTTGTCATTCTTATAGCCCCTAAAAACAAAAACTTCTTATCTTGTGAaacttctttatttttctatagaTAGTGGCAATAGATCCAGACCGAGAAGCTTACGAAGTTGGACTGCCATTTATTCAGAAGGCCGGCGTGGAGCATAAGATCAACTTCATACAATCAGATGCCCTTTCTGTTCTGGATGAAATGTTGAGGAATGTAAGTATTAAGTTCcacttagaatttttttttttccccaatcTGAAAATGGAGAAACCCTTAAGTtcttgaatatatttttatttgccATTGTCGTGGGATATGTAGGCCTTTGAGAGGATATGGATAGATGTGGTTTAAGGTATAGAATTAGTTCATGCAGATTGTCATTTGTGTTGTATCATGCAATATCTACGTACATAAATGTGTCCAAATATGCTTACTAGCAGGGGCGGATCTACATGTGAGTTGTCCTAGGCTGAAGCCCAGGGCAGCccataagaaaaattaattagataggctaaaatttttaattgtttggtAATAGCCCACCCCAAATTCACCCCAACCCACCCTAGCCCACCCTCAACCTAGCCCACTTCCCCTCTGgaaacccttctcttctccatttcttcttcctctctcgacTTCTTTCTCACCCTCGCCGCCTCTCACTCTCtgcctcctctctctttctcatccGACGTTAGGCGCCCGCTCGCGCTGGCACTCGCTCTCTACCTCTCTTTTGCTCGCGCTTGCTCTCGGcccctcgctctctgcatctctctcgCTTGCGCTCAccctcggcccctcttgctctcgctcgcgctcgctctctgcatctctcttgctcgcgctcgccctcggcccctcttgctctcgctcgcgctcgctctctgcatctctcttgctcgcgctcgccctcggcccctcttgctctcgcttgccctcgctctctgcctcttgctctcgcttgccctcggcccctcgctctcttcatctctcttgctctcgcttgccctcgccCTTTTCTCTTGCTCTCCCTCGATCGCTCTCGCTCTTGCCGGCCCTAGCTGCTGCAAGGCTGCGACGTTGCCTCTCGGGTCTCGGCTTTCGCCCTCTTGCTCCCCCCGACGCCCTTTGCTCTGCCTCTTAGCCTCGCCCTTACTCGCTGCCTCTGCTTCATTCGATTGAGAGATAggtaacttttttatttatttatttttgccatattttttttacttgtttatgcttgatttgttgttgattgATTCGTTGAAGCTGCTGTTTTTTTTTGAGCAAGTTATAAGtgatttttttgctaattttgtgACTACTGCATTCAGTTAGGATTAATAATACAATTGTCTAttattacattaactttttaaaatttcagccCCTAACCTAAATTCCTAGATCCGCCCCTGCTTAGGAGTCTCAAGATAACGATCTCCTAATGCAGGACAAAAACAAAATGGCTTTCGACTTTGTGTTTGTTGATGCTGACAAGGATAACTACATTAACTACCATGAGAAAGCGATGCAATTGGTGAAGATAGGAGGTGTCATTACATATGACAACACTCTATGGTTCTCCATAGTTGCAAGTGAAGAGGAAGACGTCCCTGAGTTTTTTCGTCCCTACAGAAAGGCCATAATTGATCTCAACAAACGACTAGCCTCCGATCATCGGGTGGAGATCGTGCAGATTTCCATCGGTGATGGTGTCACTCTTTGCAGGCGCATCGTCTAATAAAATGGTAGTATCGGGATCAAGTTGGCCCTTGCGAACAACTTTATGCACTATTTCCCTTTTTGTCGGGAGGAGTCAAAAAACTCAACCCTAATCAACCCCCTTAATACTCAAATAGCAGCGACCCAAAAACATATACAAAAGAATGGACAGAGAACCATACACAAGCATAAAAATGaacacaatataaacacaagagaTTTATCGTGGTTCACCCATTAAcgagggctacgtccacgttgagctccgacaAAGGGAGTTCACTGCACTATAGGGATAAAAGTTTTACACAGCCAGCGAGCCTCCGATTACAACACCCAAAAACAACAACTCTCTGATCTCACTGTACAAAGAATAACCCTCTGAAAACATTAGCTCGACCCCATAACCACAATCTAAGGTTAGAGGCTTACAACTTAGAAAATAGAGCAAAAACAGAGAACATCCAAAACTACGAGAATGAGAACAGAAGAATAATCAGAACAAACCCTAATGCAGCAGATAATCGGAGGTTGTTGCTCTCTTGATCCCGAGGAGATTGAAGCTGATATAAAGGCGACTCAAGCGGTGGAGATCGTGCCGTACAAAGGAAAGAGCAGAGCATCGACGATCGGAAGAGAGGCAGGCTAAAAGACAAGAACCAGCACGCCAAACAAAACGGCAGGGAGGTTGCCGTTTTAGCCCTCCACCTTGGGCCCAAAACGCTGCCGTTTTGGGCAGCCATAGGGGTTGCCAAAAGACCCTCCAGCCCCTGCCAGAAAACGATGCCATATTTGGAGCTTCACTAATAACACTTTTTAACCTTTTAACCTTAAAGACATGCATATTCCCTTTTTCTACTTTATAAGAATAACCTAATTCATCTAAGGTTCCAAGAGatatgagatttctttttagtCCAGGCACATATCTAACATTTGTAAGAATCTTAATCTTGTTATCATGAACTTTCAAAGATATATCACCCATGCCTTGAATACAACAAGATTGATTGTTACCCATAAAAACAGTTCATGTTTCTTTgttactaaaattttgaaaccactcAATGTTTGGACACATGTGAAATGAACAACCCGAGTCCATTATCCATTCATTAACAACAGTTGAGCTAGAAACAGTAAGAACTTCAGCTAGGTTATTAGAGCTGCTTGCAGCTACCGATGCATCCCccccttgtttttgtttctttagcaagtcataacaatatttctttatatgacCCTTTTTCCCACAATGGTAGCATTTCCATTTAGGCTTTTGCTTACCCTTTTTACCCTTACCCTTAAAACCTAAGCCTACAGTTTGGTTACTGTTTCCTATGTTGTTTCTCTTATCAGATTTACCTTTAACAAACAGGTTATTAGCTGGTTTCTTAGATGCatttaattctaattctctTGCCTTAATTCCTGAGATAACAAGGTCTAAACTAGGCACAATACCAGTATACTGTAAAGCATGTTTAACCACATTGTATTCATCAGGCAgagaatttaaaagaatcatAGCCTCACTGGTATCACCAAGGGCTTGATCAGTACCTCTTAGTAATAAACTAAGTTTGGtaaactcatctatgttttcatccatagatcTAGAGACATTCATCTTATAGTTAAATAGCATAccctttaaataaactaaatttggaGCAGATAAAACAGAGTATAATGAATCTAGTTTATTCCACAATTCAAGAGGGGTATTCATGCCATCTACTTTACGTATAACACTATCACCAAGatgcagaaaaataagattgaatgTTTTTTCCCTTACCTCATCAGCTCTTGAGAGCTGTTCTGCTGTCCATTTCTCTTCGTTGGATTCTAGTGCAataagcactttatgatgagagagcagaactctcatctttttcttccaactACCGAAATCGCTTTTACCATCAAATGtgccgatttcaaatcgggttgatGTCATCTTCGCTTTGCACGAAGGTACCCTAGGAAACCCTAGACACTGACCAGACTCACTCAGCAAAAAATAATAGACCGACGAGAGACTTACAATAAACCCTAGGAATCCAAGACAGACAACACCACACCAGTAAACCCTAATCGAGACAAACCTCAGTCAAAGGTACCGTGAGTAtaaaaggctctgataccactgttggaagGAGTCAAAAAACTCAACCCTAATCAACCCCCTTAATACTCAAATAGCAGCGACCCAAAAACATATACAAAAGAATGGACAGAGAACCATACACAAGCATAAAAATGaacacaatataaacacaagagatttaccgtggttcacccattaacgagggctacgtccacgttgagctccgacaAAGGGAGTTCACTGCACTATAGGGATAAAAGTTTTACACAGCCAGCGAGCCTCCGATTACAACACCCAAAAACAACAACTCTCTGATCTCACTGTACAAAGAATAACCCTCTGAAAACATTAGCTCGACCCCATAACCACAATCTAAGGTTAGAGGCTTACAACTTAGAAAATAGAGCAAAAACAGAGAACATCCAAAACTACGAGAATGAGAACAGAAGAATAATCAGAACAAACCCTAATGCAACAGATAATCGGAGGTTGTCGCTCTCCTGATCCCGAGGAGATTGAAGCTGATATAAAGGCGACTCAAGCGATGGAGATCGTGCCGTACAAAGGAAAGAGCAGAGCATCGACGATCGGAAGAGAGGCAGGCTAAAAGACAAGAACCAGCACGCCAAACAAAACGGTAGGGAGGTTGCCGTTTTGGCCCTCCACCTTGGGCCCAAAACGCTGCCGTTTTGGGCAGCCATAGGGGTTGCCAAAAGACCCTCCAGCCCCTGCCAGAAAATGATGCCGTATTTGGAGCTTCACTAATAACACTTTTTAACCTTTTGAATTCAATAAGAGAGTTCAGATCGGATGAGCGGTATTGATAGTATGGTGCCATCGGATGTTCGAGAAGTTACGCAGAATAAAAGGTTGCCTTTGGGACGTACAATGCCCAAAAGGATTATTGTTGATGTTGTTGCTCATATTATTGACAATTGCTCAATGTAAAACCCCATAGTGTTACTGCCAAGATCTGATTGCATGTGTTTATGGATGCTGATAAGGACACTACATCCACATCCACTACTaccaaacaacaacaaaactatatatatagccaAGATTAATTGGAGTTATTATGGCATTCAATAAAAAGGGCTATGGCCTCTTATTCTCCATATATTCACCAATATCATATGACAATTCAAAAATATTCGTTATAACTATTATACAAtgttattttgttgatattatagtaaataaaaaataattaagaaaaaaatccCACTTCATacgaatttattttttaaataaaattgtacaaTTACACGCAAGccaaaaacaaatcaaagtTGGTTGAACTGTATTAAGGTTGCCACAACTCGAAAAAGAATTAAATCTAATCTCACTGTTAATTGTTTGGTTAATATATGATAGGATTGGGGATAAGTTTATGATTAATTTCCTCCACAAAGAGAACACTATTGGTGGCCATGGAAGCCATCCATTTTGCTAGTGGgattaattattcttttgtgATTTAGTGGGTTTAAGGGTCCATTCTGTGCTTGCTTTTAGCTCTTCCTGCAGTCCAAAGATCGAATATTTAACTAATGGGTTTTtgacttttatatatttacatatacataaaaaaaaaaaattagaagaagaaagaagaaagaagaaagaagaaagaagatggtAGATGTCAATCTTAAGTGGCTAGGGCTGGCTCTACGGAGAATTGTTGTTTATCTTATAAAGTAGGACTCGTCTTTTAGTGGGAATATCCATTGCCTAATGGTCCTTGTTCAACAAAATGCtgcaattaattaaagatgTCTCCACAATGCTTTTTGCTATCTAATTGGTTTGGAGCTTAGCCTACTATATTATGTAGGGTAGGGGTGGGGTGTCCATTAGCCGGTTcggtttgatttgaaaaaaattgaaggtCATTTCATAAATAATAGTTTGTTTATAAttcaaactaaattaaattattttttggaaGGAGAAAACCTTTcctctatttttgaaatttatagggtaattacaaaaaaaaaaaaaaaaagaagtactTTTTACatttagaaaaatacaaaagatatcCTTGAGATTTAAcataatattgtaatttttttcttatcagTAATTAACttcatttaaatattaaaatacccttatatttaacactttttcttcatttttcatttacatttctctctcatttcaaatatttagTATGGTTCCCTCTCTCTTCAAATGACTAGTGACGACCATGAGTAATGACAACTTGAAAGGATaagactctctctctttcttcttctttttttttttcttggattATGTTCtattttcttcatcatcttcttcttttattgaGTTTTCTTTCTATGTGTTCTAGGTTTGGTTGGACCTAAATATAGATTCCATCAAacgcttctttttcttctttctttgtaaTTTGGGTTTGACGAAATATCTAAGTTTtattagacttttttttttcttattctctctctattcATCACAAGCCAACGATAAATTTACTTGGGTTCATCACAATTTGTTGTGACAAACCTAGTAGGTTATGTCcagtcaattaatttttttagtttaactttattttttattttttaatcaaataagatataagagaaaataaaaaatagattgatcattttattcatttatttaacaaaatcgTTGTTATTAGTATTTCTCAAAGGTCAAGAAATTCCTTACAAATTCACCAAACCTCAAAAGCGTTGTTTGCAATTTACCCATTTATAATGTTATGATTAGGGTTGACTTAAGCTATAATAATtagcaaaatacataaaaaatttagaatttaggaGAACCAATGTAATGGAATATAgtctcatttaataaaaatttatatattataattcatGATTTACACTTCCGCTTTGATTTTCTTGTCCCAACTCCAACCTATTTTTTATATCTGATGATGATCTGTGAAATTGACCACCATGTGTCGTCTCGACAAGTGGACCTCATGAGTGGAAGATTCGGACTTGGGTATGTTGGGCCTCAAGAATACAACTTGCAGGACAACAGAGTGACGAGGATGGGATTCCCTAGGGTagactccgatgctcaagttaGTAGAGTAAATACGAGTctcagaaaatataaaagttggAGAATTTGTCCATACCTGGAGAGAGCCCTTGCTTTTTATAAGTGAGACCGTTATAGCGTATTCGAGATAAAACTTAAGGTGGTCGAGCACAATTCTCGAGAATTTCGATAAAGTTGGCATGAGTCGCCTAGTTGAATTCAGATTTTCTGGACTCCACTCTAGATTTTCTGCTAGTGCTTGCCATGTGTCAGTTTCTTAGGAGATCCACGTGGTAAGCGGGGCTATTAGTGTGCAAGgggtatttttggtaatttatataatatctcATCACTTGCCCCTACTCTTTGAGCCGACTTCAAGAATCATGTTGGGACAAGGAGTAGCCTAGCTCTTGAGATCATCTAAGTATGGACTTTCTCGACGTGTACAGTAGTATTTTTAAGTATAAGATTAACGCTCCCAACTtttgaagttaatttttttcccattctCTTTTACTTCTGAAGTATAAGATTAACGCTCCCAACTTTTGAAATTagtttttttccctttctcttttacttctcttattttttcttatattttttatttttatttatttatttttattttttgcttagcCAGGCCTTGGCCAAACTCGACCAAAAGGAGGCTGGGCATTGCTTGGCCATGGTCGTGCACCGAGCTCAACCTTGAGGCCGAACTCAGCCTTGCTCGGCTCTAACTGAGCTCGGCCTGGCCGATCGACCATGGCTAGAtttggccatggccgagcatCAAGCTTGGCCTCAATGGCCAGATTTGGCTTGGCCTCAAGGCCGAGCTTGGCCAGGGGGGAGCTCCTCTATGGagctttttattctttttttttcggCCATTTGTCCACATTTGACTTGGGGACAATTtcgggcacttgacccttggattttagtcaCTCCTATGCTGAGGAGAGTGTTGAGTTTATTTCAGCCATTAGTCCAGCTTCGACTTGGGGATGACCTAGAGCTcttaacccttggatttt from Diospyros lotus cultivar Yz01 chromosome 9, ASM1463336v1, whole genome shotgun sequence encodes the following:
- the LOC127809780 gene encoding putative caffeoyl-CoA O-methyltransferase At1g67980 isoform X5, whose translation is MADTVFKNLFKNEALQKYIWDTSTYPRECQELKGIREATFRKYGQTRVTSISSKFTGSNDEGFVSQAELISPPDEGQLLSMLLKLMNAKRTMEIGVFTGYSLLATALALPNDGQIVAIDPDREAYEVGLPFIQKAGVEHKINFIQSDALSVLDEMLRNDKNKMAFDFVFVDADKDNYINYHEKAMQLVKIGGVITYDNTLWFSIVASEEEDVPEFFRPYRKAIIDLNKRLASDHRVEIVQISIGDGVTLCRRIV
- the LOC127809780 gene encoding putative caffeoyl-CoA O-methyltransferase At1g67980 isoform X1, coding for MFAFINEIRVPLCSLVMEDTVFKNLFKNEALQKYIWDTSTYPRECQELKGIREATFRKYGQTRVTSISSKFTGSNDEGFVSQAELISPPDEGQLLSMLLKLMNAKRTMEIGVFTGYSLLATALALPNDGQIVAIDPDREAYEVGLPFIQKAGVEHKINFIQSDALSVLDEMLRNDKNKMAFDFVFVDADKDNYINYHEKAMQLVKIGGVITYDNTLWFSIVASEEEDVPEFFRPYRKAIIDLNKRLASDHRVEIVQISIGDGVTLCRRIV
- the LOC127809780 gene encoding putative caffeoyl-CoA O-methyltransferase At1g67980 isoform X4, with translation MADTVFKNLFKNEALQKYIWDTSTYPRECQELKGLREATFRKYGQTRVTSISSKFTGSNDEGFVSQAELISPPDEGQLLSMLLKLMNAKRTMEIGVFTGYSLLATALALPNDGQIVAIDPDREAYEVGLPFIQKAGVEHKINFIQSDALSVLDEMLRNDKNKMAFDFVFVDADKDNYINYHEKAMQLVKIGGVITYDNTLWFSIVASEEEDVPEFFRPYRKAIIDLNKRLASDHRVEIVQISIGDGVTLCRRIV
- the LOC127809780 gene encoding putative caffeoyl-CoA O-methyltransferase At1g67980 isoform X2, with the translated sequence MEDTVFKNLFKNEALQKYIWDTSTYPRECQELKGIREATFRKYGQTRVTSISSKFTGSNDEGFVSQAELISPPDEGQLLSMLLKLMNAKRTMEIGVFTGYSLLATALALPNDGQIVAIDPDREAYEVGLPFIQKAGVEHKINFIQSDALSVLDEMLRNDKNKMAFDFVFVDADKDNYINYHEKAMQLVKIGGVITYDNTLWFSIVASEEEDVPEFFRPYRKAIIDLNKRLASDHRVEIVQISIGDGVTLCRRIV